A segment of the Triticum urartu cultivar G1812 chromosome 1, Tu2.1, whole genome shotgun sequence genome:
ATCAGAGATGCTAGATGGTGTTCTTGCTATTTGTGCCTAGTTTTCCCCATTCTCCGTAACTGTAGAACGACAGAGATTTATTTCATTGTCAGATTCGTGAGCTAACCGGCTTATTATTGCTGTTTGAGTGGGTGAGCAGATGCGATGTACTGCGTGTGCAAGTCGGACGCGAACCCGGCGGCGATGCAGAAGGCCATCGACTACGCGTGCGGCAAGGGCGCCGACTGCACCCAGATCACCTCCAGCGGGCCCTGCTTCCAGCCCTCCTCCGTCGTCGCCCACTGCTCCTACGCCTGCAACAGCTACTACCAGAAGAACGCCGGCATGGGCGCCACCTGCGACTTCATGGGCGTCGCCACCCTCGTCGCCGCCGACCCCAGCGCCGGATCCTGCAAGTACCCCGCCAGCGCTAGGTTAATAGCCCCTCCCATCTATGCTCTTCCTCCCACATGCTTGCTTGGCTTAGAACATGCTTACCACTCTACTAGATCAATGAAGCTGTTTAATAATAGATTTACGGGCATTTCCCTTTTAATACTCCTGATTGGATTGGACTACTTGAATCTGGCAAGTATATAGAGTATCTTAATAAGCGAGATGCAGTATGGGCTCTGACTGCCCCTGACTGCTGTCACCAGTCGCTCGGCATAGTTTACTTGGGTTATTCTTATTAGTGCGCCGTAATCTAGATTCTTCACAGGGCCGCACATACACCACGTACGCACATGATAGTTCATTCAGCTAGGTGTTCCTAGTTCAGAGTTCATGGTTACCGGAGTTACCCAGCGCTACCACTACCAGACCTGTATACTGAAGTGCGTAGTAGTACCGTGTTTCAGCTTGCAATATTTCTGATCTGAAAAATCATTGGCAAAGGCTGTCAAAGTAGATTCGAGGAATATGTGCCGTGCCCACTAATGATGCACGAATATTACAGTACATCTGCAGCTTAACAACATAGTATGCATCTTCACATGGTAGTAGTGCCACTGCTGATGTCCGCTCTAGTAGCTGGACGTGTTCTCCCTTTGGGCTACTGTTCTTGAGTTCTTGCTTTGCCCATGTGAACCAAAAAGGCGTCTGAATCGGATATCTCTAGTCCGACCCTTAAAGATACACCCGTCTTTCGCCGAATGCCACCCGTTCAAAGTGGCATCGGACCTGGGCAAGCGCGTCGGCATCATTGCATCCGCATTATGCAATAGATAGATTCGAAGCAACTTTCTCGCTTTCTTGAAGATGGGACGTGTGAGACATTTCGCCGTGCAATGTACTGTACTGACGGACGCTGTGTGTGCGCGCTTTGTGTATGTTTCTTTCCTTGTGCAGCGGCGTAGGCACCGGAGCAGGCACCGGCGGCACAGGGATGGGCACCGGCGGCACAGGGATGGGCACCGGCGGCATGGGCACCGGCACAGGCAGCACCGGGACAGGCACGGGCGTCAGCACCGGCGGCATGGGGAGCATGACCCCGCCGGGCGCGACCAGCACCGGGATGCCGGGgagccccttcggcggcggcgcgTACGGCCCGTCGGGCATGAACCAGGACTACAACGCAGCCGCCGTCGGTCGCCGCGTGGCCTCCGCCGGGCTCCTCGTGGCGGCAGCCGCGCCGCTCCTCCTCCACCTCATCTGATGCGGTGGTGACCACTGGCTGGCCGCGCGTCGGCAATGCGGGTGCGGCGCCGGATTCGGTGGGCGCGCCCCCGCCGCTTTTGTGCCCGCTCGCTCGCCTGCATTTCCGGCGTCGTTTTGATGGTTCGATCGGACGTACTGGTAGCgtagtgtgtgtgtgtctgtCCATGAGTACTAGCACTCTTATTAAGCTGACCACCCCATGTGGTGTCTGTACCGGTGCGGGTCGTGGTAGAGTTGATGAGATCTGGTAGGGGATTCTTTCTTCCTTCTCGTAGCGGTGACGGTGTTCCGAGACATATAATTATGTGTTGTCGTTCCAACCTCGTCTGTTTGCATGCCACTTTTGTGCTGCTAGCTCATGATCACCGCGTCTCGTGTTTGTCTTGGCGCTGGGCCTGTCGGTCACGGCCTCGCATCATCAGGGCGACCCACCCCACCCATGATGCCATGCTCCGTGTTGAGCTTGTTTT
Coding sequences within it:
- the LOC125524624 gene encoding PLASMODESMATA CALLOSE-BINDING PROTEIN 4-like codes for the protein MAVPLVLVLLVAMFTGSDAMYCVCKSDANPAAMQKAIDYACGKGADCTQITSSGPCFQPSSVVAHCSYACNSYYQKNAGMGATCDFMGVATLVAADPSAGSCKYPASASGVGTGAGTGGTGMGTGGTGMGTGGMGTGTGSTGTGTGVSTGGMGSMTPPGATSTGMPGSPFGGGAYGPSGMNQDYNAAAVGRRVASAGLLVAAAAPLLLHLI